A stretch of the Arachis stenosperma cultivar V10309 chromosome 6, arast.V10309.gnm1.PFL2, whole genome shotgun sequence genome encodes the following:
- the LOC130935760 gene encoding uncharacterized protein LOC130935760: MMHRNSQRLLLLLLFLGFSSYLLLSASAIPATRTQNLDGEESKDASLLLSLAKNMQKLENNVEDVEERFINRRMDLETQDYEGTGANKDHDPKSPGSV; the protein is encoded by the exons ATGATGCACAGAAATTCCCAAAGGCTCTTATTGCTACTTCTCTTTCTGGGTTTctcttcttatcttcttctcTCTGCTTCTGCTATCCCTGCAACCA GAACCCAGAATTTGGATGGTGAAGAATCCAAAGATGCATCACTTCTACTTTCTTTAGCTAAG AATATGCAGAAATTGGAAAATAATGTTGAGGATGTGGAGGAAAGATTCATAAATAGGAGGATGGATTTGGAAACACAAGACTATGAAGGAACTGGAGCAAATAAAGATCATGACCCCAAATCCCCTGGAAGTGTTTAA